Proteins encoded together in one Epinephelus moara isolate mb chromosome 2, YSFRI_EMoa_1.0, whole genome shotgun sequence window:
- the rpa1 gene encoding replication protein A 70 kDa DNA-binding subunit — MAKLSEGAIVALSNGTGGNDAVLQCVNIRKIDGGNGPARFRVMMSDGVHTLSSFMLSTQLNYMAEENRLAPNCICILKKHVTNILKDKRRVVIILEIEVVKPAEEVAGRIGDPTPYTDGQVKAPQSAPVPEIRPPLQQQNTNEVKKGFNRDFGKKNPSAMPSTPGGSSKIVPIASLNPYQSKWTVRARVTNKSGIRTWSNSRGDGKLFSMELVDESGEIRVTGFNQEVDKFFSLIEVGKVYYVSKGSLKIANKQYTSVKNDYEMTLNGESSIIPCEDSSEVPMVQCDFVSIGDLENKDKDAIVDVIGVCKSVEEVTRLTTKSNKEVSKRTISLMDMSGKMVTVTLWGEEAEKFEGSGQPILAIKGAKLSDYGGRSLSASFSSTLMINPDIPEAYKLRGWYDKEGHAMDGQSLTEVKGSGGGLINWKTLSDVKTEHLGHGDKADYYTCTATIVYLRKENCLYQACPSQDCNKKVVDQQNGMFRCEKCDKEFPNFKYRLILSANIADYADNQWVTCFQESAEAILGQNAAYLGQLKDSNEAAFDEVFQQANFNTFVFQSRVKLETYNDESRIKATVMAVKPVDHKDYSKRLIMNIRKLAAV, encoded by the exons ATGGCAAAGCTCTCAGAGGGTGCCATAGTG GCTCTATCAAATGGCACCGGTGGCAATGACGCAGTGCTGCAGTGTGTG AACATTCGGAAGATCGATGGAGGAAATGGTCCAGCTCGCTTTCGGGTGATGATGAGCGATGGAGTACACACTCTGtcct CCTTCATGCTCTCAACGCAGCTGAACTACATGGCTGAAGAAAACCGACTGGCCCCGAACTGCATCTGCATTCTGAAGAAACATGTGACAAACATACTGAAGGATAAACG ACGAGTGGTAATCATTTTGGAAATAGAAGTTGTTAAGCCTGCTGAAGAAGTTGCTGGAAGAATAGGTGACCCTACTCCTTACACTGATG GTCAAGTCAAAGCCCCACAGTCTGCACCAGTCCCTGAGATCCGCCCTCCACTACAGCAGCAAAATACAAATGAAG TGAAAAAGGGTTTCAATAGAgactttgggaaaaaaaacccatctgCTATGCCCAGCACTCCAGGGGGCAGCTCCAAAATTGTGCCGATCGCCAGCCTCAACCCCTACCAGTCAAA GTGGACTGTCCGTGCCCGTGTAACCAATAAGAGTGGCATCCGTACATGGAGTAACTCTCGTGGTGATGGCAAACTCTTCTCCATGGAGCTTGTGGATGAGAGT GGAGAGATACGAGTGACTGGTTTCAACCAAGAGGTGGACAAGTTCTTCAGCCTTATTGAAGTTGGCAAG GTCTACTACGTCTCCAAGGGCTCCCTGAAGATCGCCAACAAGCAGTATACATCAGTGAAGAATGACTATGAGATGACTCTCAATGGAGAGTCAAGCATCATCCCCTGTGAAGACAGCAGCGAAGTTCCCATGGTGCAGTGTGATTTTGTGTCTATCGGTGACCTGGAGAACAAAGATAAAGATGCCATCGTTG ATGTGATTGGAGTGTGTAAGAGTGTGGAAGAAGTGACCCGCCTCACTACCAAGTCCAACAAAGAAGTGTCCAAGAGGACCATCAGCCTGATGGACATGTCTGGGAAGATGGTGACTGTGACACTGTGGGGAGAGGAA GCGGAAAAGTTTGAAGGCTCTGGACAACCCATTTTAGCCATTAAAGGGGCGAAGCTTTCAGACTACGGAGGCCGGTCCCTCTCTGCATCTTTCAGCAGCACCCTGATGATCAACCCAGACATCCCTGAGGCATATAAGCTCAGAGGCTG GTATGACAAGGAGGGCCACGCCATGGATGGACAGTCCCTGACAGAGGTGAAAGGCAGCGGGGGAGGACTCATCAACTGGAAGACTCTGTctgacgttaagacggagcaccTGGGACACGGAGACAAG GCAGACTACTACACCTGCACAGCTACCATAGTGTACCTGCGCAAGGAAAACTGCCTTTACCAGGCCTGTCCCAGCCAAGACTGCAACAAAAAAGTGGTCGACCAACAGAATGGCATGTTCCGCTGCGAAAAGTGTGACAAAGAGTTCCCCAACTTCAAGTACCGCCTCATTCTTTCT GCCAACATTGCAGATTACGCGGACAACCAGTGGGTGACTTGCTTCCAGGAGAGTGCAGAGGCCATCCTGGGCCAGAACGCAGCTTACCTGGGGCAGCTCAAGGACTCG AACGAAGCCGCCTTCGACGAGGTCTTCCAACAAGCCAACTTCAACACTTTTGTCTTCCAAAGCAGAGTGAAGCTAGAAACATATAAC
- the serpinf2b gene encoding serpin peptidase inhibitor, clade F (alpha-2 antiplasmin, pigment epithelium derived factor), member 2b, protein MDLPLTLLLICLCSQGVTSVEVEEKESIPLVPLIPLMPSHPIEKVKNESTAQPGSANTTEAPITATTITSRPNVSSSEEEQDEVCPSAAQSLQSREAVAAAIQKLGVQLLQNLESTPEQPNVIISPFSISLALSQLALGAVNETEELLMHHLHENTLPCYHESLHNVLEQLRNNDLQIATRIFLRQGFEPKPDFVHESQRLYDSEPAVLESLQQINAWVENATNGKMTDFLSALPPNVLLMLINAVHFKGEWKSRFDPRFTSRGVFYLDDKHMVDVEVMEDAKHPLSLFSDNELEAQVASFPFQKSMNLLVVMPMSGQVNLSSLSAKLNISDLYRRLPKERAVQVKVPKFKLEYGQELQDVFTKLGLGGMFSSPNLAEIADGPLLVSSVMHKSTMEINEEGAEAAAATTVVISRASNPVFHLSQPFFFALMDDKTQVPIFMGVINNPNPGAPILQRGGLGSKDKVGFPFDKNQLGTFGGPPK, encoded by the exons ATGGACCTTCCTCTGACACTCCTGTTGATCTGTCTCTGCAGCCAAGGAGTCACT AGTGTTGAGGTGGAAGAAAAGGAATCGATCCCTTTGGTGCCTCTCATTCCTTTGATGCCCAGCCATCCCATAGAG AAAGTAAAAAATGAAAGTACAGCACAACCAGGAAGTGCTAATACGACAGAAGCACCAATAACTGCAACAACCATAACTAGTAGGCCCAATGTGAGCTCATCGGAGGAAGAGCAAGATGAAGTTTGTCCGTCTGCCGCCCAAAGCCTACAGTCCAGGGAAGCAGTCGCTGCAGCCATTCAGAAACTGGgtgtgcagctgctgcagaaccTGGAGTCAACGCCAGAGCAGCCAAATGTCATCATATCTCCTTTCAGCATATCATTAGCACTCTCCCAACTGGCTTTAG GTGCAGTAAATgagacagaggagctgctgatgcATCATCTCCATGAAAACACGCTCCCCTGTTACCACGAATCTCTGCACAATGTCTTAGAGCAGCTCAGAAACAATGACCTGCAAATTGCCACTCGTATCTTCCTGCGCCAAG gGTTTGAACCAAAGCCAGACTTTGTCCATGAATCTCAGCGGTTATATGACTCAGAGCCAGCAGTCCTGGAAAGCCTGCAACAGATAAACGCCTGGGTAGAGAATGCAACAAACGGAAAGATGACTGACTTCCTGTCCGCTTTGCCGCCGAATGTGCTCCTCATGCTCATTAATGCCGTCCACTTCAAGG GAGAGTGGAAAAGTCGATTTGACCCGCGCTTTACCTCAAGAGGTGTGTTCTACCTTGACGACAAGCACATGGTTGATGTTGAAGTGATGGAAGATGCCAAACATCCCTTGAGTTTATTTTCTGATAATGAACTGGAGGCTCAG GTAGCAAGCTTCCCATTCCAGAAGTCCATGAACTTGTTGGTAGTCATGCCCATGTCCGGCCAGGTGAATTTGTCTTCACTTTCCGCAAAGCTGAATATCTCGGACCTGTATCGTCGTCTGCCAAAGGAGAGGGCTGTTCAAGTTAAAGTCCCCAAATTTAAGTTGGAGTATGGTCAAGAACTGCAGGATGTTTTTACCAAATTAG GCCTCGGAGGGATGTTTTCCAGTCCCAACCTGGCTGAGATAGCAGACGGCCCCCTGCTGGTCTCCAGTGTGATGCACAAGTCCACCATGGAGATAAATGAGGAGGGTGCGGAGGCTGCTGCAGCCACCACTGTGGTCATCTCACGGGCATCCAACCCTGTATTCCACCTCAGCCAACCTTTCTTCTTTGCCCTTATGGATGATAAGACTCAAGTGCCGATTTTCATGGGGGTCATTAACAACCCAAATCCTGGAGCTCCTATCTTGCAGAGAGGAGGACTTGGAAGCAAAGATAAAGTGGGATTCCCATTTGATAAGAATCAGCTTGGCACATTTGGAGGCCCACCTAAATAG